The following proteins are encoded in a genomic region of Drosophila suzukii chromosome 4, CBGP_Dsuzu_IsoJpt1.0, whole genome shotgun sequence:
- the PlexB gene encoding plexin-B isoform X2 yields the protein MLKIHLKLTGNLYTKTMNMMRKGLYCADLFYMFYGLCIITILSSLHHSVKGTKEMPAQISSPSNDIVAQFNLPSMSVQSSASNYGNRSKGYNIENVDDSQSKNYFTHLSFDFMNNVLFAGATNKILKLNENLRVLSEAVTGPVNDSPQCHAGGCPEDIETSLVNNYNKILVVSYAHDGILISCGSIRQGNILETYTYIESEKWHLLNEEPAKFTACHGFHQRLSLSQFR from the exons ATGCTCAAAATCCACTTAAAGCTGACCGGGAAcctatacacaaaaacaatgAATATGATGCGAAAGGGCTTGTATTGTGCGGACttattttatatgttttaTGGACTGTGCATTATTACCATACTCAGTTCGCTACATCATTCCGTAAAGGGCACCAAAGAAATGCCGGCTCAGATATCTTCTCCCTCAAATGACATTGTCGCCCAGTTTAACCTGCCTTCAATGTCGGTTCAATCGTCAGCATCAAACTATGGAAATCGCTCAAAAGGATATAATATTGAAAACGTTGATGACTCTCAATCTAAGAACTATTTTACGCATCTGAGCTTCGATTTTATGAACAATGTCTTGTTTGCGGGTGCCACAAATAAAATACTTAAACTTAACGAAAACCTTCGTGTGCTATCTGAGGCTGTTACTGGACCCGTAAATGATTCACCACAATGCCATGCAGGAGGATGCCCGGAGGACATAGAGACATCGCTGGTCAACAATTACAATAAAATTCTCGTAGTAAGCTACGCTCACGATGGCATTCTTATATCGTGTGGGAGCATTCGACAAGGTAATATCCTTGaaacatatacatatatagaaAGCGAAAAATGGCACCTCTTAAACGAG gAGCCTGCGAAATTTACAGCCTGCCACGGTTTCCATCAACGCCTCAGTTTGTCGCAGTTCCGTTAG
- the PlexB gene encoding plexin-B isoform X1 yields MLKIHLKLTGNLYTKTMNMMRKGLYCADLFYMFYGLCIITILSSLHHSVKGTKEMPAQISSPSNDIVAQFNLPSMSVQSSASNYGNRSKGYNIENVDDSQSKNYFTHLSFDFMNNVLFAGATNKILKLNENLRVLSEAVTGPVNDSPQCHAGGCPEDIETSLVNNYNKILVVSYAHDGILISCGSIRQGACEIYSLPRFPSTPQFVAVPLAANDENASTYAFVGPARYSWKEEDILYVGTTFTNVGDYRHDVPAISSRRLDDLNYAEFSIQQSIINIDVKYRDHFLVDYVYGFNSSEYAYFIIVQKKSHLADEAGYVTRLARICITDPNYDSYTEITVQCTATENHIDYNILRDAKITPASQKLAQKMGIKKDDHVLVTVFSPSKEISNQPESKSAMCIYSIKDIEDMFIENIHLCFNGTIKDRNLGYISGTINDGRCPIVGSLGNIYNFCSVGLKISGVSPITTQALFHFDNVSVTSVTATSTTDQQHSLAFLGTDNGVIKKVLLSGQSPGEYEEIVVDAGNRILPNTMMSPKKDFLYVLSQRKITKLRIEHCSVYTNCSACLESRDPFCGWCSLEKRCTVRSTCQRDTSASRWLSLGSGQQCIEFESIIPEKIPITDLTHLHLIIRTLPEPFNAKYRCVFGNSTPIDAEILDNGLGCATPPLDERPVIPTNTDHVLVPLSVRSSETNKDFVSRYFAFFDCSHHGNCQECLHSSWGCNWCIFDNKCVHQSLQCRNIENAVSSVAQCPHLKNNRPAILLPVRVPKEIRLEIENLPKPKSAHAGFLCTIHIEAAQMLLPAHIESNKIVVCEKTPYFYETNTHEYQARVVITWNFQHYVDTANVTLYKCDVLGSHRDHADCSLCVTRDPKYQCAWCSNSCVYNETCISDSDRSISARSKTTKENECPLPRIDIIKPLSGPIEGGTLITIEGSNLGIREEDVRGKIFIGSVPCELVNYQISVKIECRTGAVMYEMSAPIKVANDAGYTESSVQFHFKNVLLTGLYPTIGPRSGGTQLSLIGKFLNIGSTMRAFLDEYECHINVTQASSSQVSCTTSEATQPEPIRSLHLVIDGANRTLECQMSPGGITNKNPTRSNFGTYQFRTPPRQPCSIFNYTQDPRIMQIKPLRSFVSGGRVLTVHGIYLDSIQKPELEVFFDNERVNKTSCVVINSNQMECPSPPVNYKFQAFKSSNRVMDSEFDFKNSSHLTESGLQNEFTRQKRRADFVDNFHIYTTGGTAPSYFVNNNMDVTTFVKVHETQLNLQLSFVMDNVQLVRDLNKYFHDIRSTIVYLADPKYLPFPNDGIKLYKGDSLVIEGELLNLAADEYDVNVTIGTTQCNITSLALTQLLCIPPEHQPLPTDENGVDQSTDLPLVVVKVGRNLRFVIGYLKYDLNKPYVFSHALFVVVLTVAVLVIVLVIVLIIFRRKSTQAEREYKRIQIQMITLESNVRSECKQAFAELQTDMTDLTADLESTGIPTLDHVNYIMKVFFPGVSDHPILNSPKFRGSSPHTNYDAAMIQFEQLIGNKYFLLMFIETLEAQRSSFSIRDRVNVASLLMVVLMNKMEYATEILKSLLLRLIDKSLASKHPQLMLRRTESVVEKMLTNYLAICMYDYLKEYAGSNLFLLFKAIKHQIEKGLVDAITNDARYSLSEERLLHEQVTHSVVILHILQDDLDEKVQCRVNDWDTISQVKLKILDAIFKNTPFSMRPSVHEVDLEWRHGRGGHLTLQDEDLTTKTINGWKRLNTLAHYGVKESAVMSLIARQNDSYHIPYGKNQNPAPYHNFYFINNSQSHIIINNDIESGLQQPRLYHLIKPIIPDHYMNIKNSALSGASPAMQSSHCVNNCNERVNKTIPEVYLTRLLATKGTIQKFVDDFFSIILTVNEELPPAVKWLFDLLDEAARRHDIADTDIVHAWKSNCLPLRFWVNFIKNPDFIFDVNKTYCVDSCLSVIAQTFMDACSTSEHRLGKDSPSNKLLFAKDIPNYRIMVKEFYRDVSRLPQISDQEMSTAMQQLSVRQNDEFDTISALKELYIYITKYKDQIMEALENDINCRKMQLSRKLENVGVTLDGDGTSNC; encoded by the exons ATGCTCAAAATCCACTTAAAGCTGACCGGGAAcctatacacaaaaacaatgAATATGATGCGAAAGGGCTTGTATTGTGCGGACttattttatatgttttaTGGACTGTGCATTATTACCATACTCAGTTCGCTACATCATTCCGTAAAGGGCACCAAAGAAATGCCGGCTCAGATATCTTCTCCCTCAAATGACATTGTCGCCCAGTTTAACCTGCCTTCAATGTCGGTTCAATCGTCAGCATCAAACTATGGAAATCGCTCAAAAGGATATAATATTGAAAACGTTGATGACTCTCAATCTAAGAACTATTTTACGCATCTGAGCTTCGATTTTATGAACAATGTCTTGTTTGCGGGTGCCACAAATAAAATACTTAAACTTAACGAAAACCTTCGTGTGCTATCTGAGGCTGTTACTGGACCCGTAAATGATTCACCACAATGCCATGCAGGAGGATGCCCGGAGGACATAGAGACATCGCTGGTCAACAATTACAATAAAATTCTCGTAGTAAGCTACGCTCACGATGGCATTCTTATATCGTGTGGGAGCATTCGACAAG gAGCCTGCGAAATTTACAGCCTGCCACGGTTTCCATCAACGCCTCAGTTTGTCGCAGTTCCGTTAGCTGCAAATGATGAAAATGCATCAACATATGCATTTGTAGGTCCTGCACGATATTCATGGAAAGAGGAGGATATTTTATATGTGGGAACCACGTTCACGAACGTTGGGGATTATCGCCATGACGTACCTGCCATTTCGTCCCGTCGTCTTGATGATTTAAACTACGCAGAGTTCTCAATACAGCAGTCAATTATAAATATCGATGTCAAATACCGGGATCATTTCTTGGTCGATTATGTTTATGGCTTTAACTCTTCTGAATATGCGTACTTTATTATTGTTCAAAAAAAATCACATTTAGCTGATGAGGCAGGTTATGTAACCCGTTTGGCTCGTATATGTATTACAGATCCCAATTATGACAGCTATACTGAAATAACAGTTCAATGTACGGCAACTGAAAACCATATTGACTACAATATACTACGCGATGCCAAAATAACCCCTGCGAGCCAAAAATTAGCTCAGAAAATGGGCATAAAAAAGGATGATCACGTGTTAGTAACTGTTTTTTCGCCCTCGAAAGAGATAAGCAATCAGCCAGAAAGCAAATCAGCTATGTGCATATATAGCATAAAAGATATTGAGGACATGTTTATTGAAAATATCCATCTGTGCTTTAACGGAACCATAAAGGATCGAAATTTGGGTTATATATCGGGCACTATTAATGACGGCCGGTGCCCAATAGTTGGCTCGCTCGGTAACATATACAACTTTTGTTCTGTAGGACTTAAGATAAGCGGAGTGTCCCCTATTACAACACAGGCTCTCTTTCATTTTGATAATGTGTCAGTTACGTCAGTGACCGCAACTTCAACGACTGATCAACAGCATTCCCTTGCTTTTCTTGGAACAGATAATGGAGtgataaaaaaagttttattatCTGGTCAAAGCCCAGGTGAGTACGAAGAAATAGTCGTGGACGCTGGAAATCGGATACTACCCAACACTATGATGTCGCCCAAAAAAGATTTCCTTTACGTTCTATCTCAGCGTAAAATAACTAAACTCCGAATCGAGCACTGTTCTGTATACACAAATTGTTCAGCTTGCTTGGAGTCTCGAGATCCTTTCTGTGGATGGTGTTCCTTGGAAAAACGGTGCACTGTGCGGTCAACTTGTCAGCGAGATACGTCAGCATCGCGATGGCTTTCATTGGGCAGTGGACAGCAGTGCATTGAGTTTGAATCTATTATCCCGGAGAAAATACCAATAACTGATCTAACACACCTGCACTTAATAATTCGAACGCTGCCCGAACCTTTTAATGCAAAATATCGATGTGTCTTCGGAAACTCTACCCCTATTGATGCCGAAATCCTGGACAATGGACTTGGATGTGCTACGCCCCCACTAGATGAAAGACCAGTAATACCAACTAATACAGACCATGTTTTGGTGCCATTGTCCGTAAGAAGTTCGGAGACAAATAAGGACTTTGTATCCAGATATTTTGCATTCTTTGACTGTTCGCATCATGGAAATTGCCAAGAATGTCTGCACAGTTCATGGGGCTGCAATTGGTGTATTTTTGACAATAAATGTGTTCACCAATCATTACAATGCCGTAATATAGAAAATGCTGTAAGTAGTGTTGCTCAATGCCcccatttaaaaaacaatcGTCCGGCGATTCTTTTACCGGTGCGTGTGCCAAAAGAAATTCGTCTAGAGATAGAAAACTTACCAAAACCCAAAAGCGCTCACGCTGGATTCTTATGTACAATCCATATTGAAGCTGCTCAGATGCTATTGCCTGCGCACATTGAGTCGAACAAGATTGTTGTTTGTGAAAAAACACCGTATTTCTACGAGACTAATACACATGAATACCAAGCAAGGGTTGTAATTACATGGAATTTTCAGCACTACGTGGACACCGCAAATGTTACATTATATAAGTGCGACGTACTGGGCTCTCATCGTGATCATGCTGATTGCAGCTTGTGTGTCACTCGTGATCCAAAATACCAATGTGCTTGGTGCAGCAACTCATGTGTATATAATGAGACTTGCATATCAGACAGTGATCGCTCTATTAGTGCACGATCAAAAACTACTAAAGAAAACGAGTGCCCTTTACCAAGGATCGATATTATTAAACCGTTATCGGGACCTATTGAGGGTGGTACCCTTATTACAATCGAAGGCAGTAATTTGGGTATTCGCGAAGAAGATGTGCGTGGGAAAATATTTATCGGGTCTGTGCCTTGTGAACTAGTCAACTACCAAATTTCGGTAAAGATCGAATGCCGCACTGGAGCAGTGATGTATGAAATGTCAGCGCCTATAAAGGTTGCCAATGATGCAGGGTATACTGAATCTAGTGTACAgtttcattttaaaaatgtgttgTTAACAGGATTATATCCCACGATTGGACCCAGGTCTGGAGGAACACAATTGTCATTAATAGGAAAGTTTTTGAACATTGGATCAACCATGCGTGCATTTTTAGATGAGTATGAGTGTCATATAAATGTTACACAGGCTTCGTCATCTCAAGTAAGTTGTACTACATCAGAGGCGACCCAGCCAGAACCAATAAGGTCTCTACACCTGGTAATTGACGGTGCCAATCGAACTTTAGAATGTCAGATGTCACCCGGAGGTATTACCAATAAAAATCCGACACGAAGTAATTTTGGTACTTACCAATTCCGTACGCCACCAAGGCAGCCCTGTTCTATATTTAACTATACCCAGGATCCGCGCATAATGCAAATCAAGCCTCTACGCAGTTTTGTAAGTGGTGGTCGCGTCCTGACCGTTCATGGAATATATCTTGATTCAATTCAAAAACCTGAACTTGAGGTTTTTTTTGATAATGAAAGAGTAAACAAAACGTCTTGCGTAGTAATCAATTCGAATCAAATGGAATGCCCATCTCCTCcagtaaattataaatttcaaGCCTTTAAAAGTTCAAACAGAGTGATGGATTctgaatttgattttaaaaattcttctCATTTAACTGAAAGTGGGCTTCAAAATGAGTTTACTAGGCAAAAGCGAAGAGCGGACTTCGTAGACAACTTTCACATATACACAACAGGGGGAACTGCGCCTAGCTATTTCGTCAATAATAATATGGATGTTACAACTTTTGTAAAAGTCCATGAAACGCAACTGAATTTACAACTTAGTTTTGTAATGGACAATGTACAGCTTGTTCGagacttaaataaatattttcatgaTATTAGGAGCACTATTGTTTATTTAGCTGATCCCAAGTATTTACCATTTCCAAATGACGGCATCAAACTATACAAGGGTGACAGCTTGGTTATTGAAGGTGAGCTACTAAATTTGGCAGCTGATGAATACGACGTTAATGTAACCATTGGTACCACTCAATGCAATATTACCAGTCTAGCACTAACTCAACTTTTGTGCATTCCACCGGAGCATCAACCACTCCCAACTGATGAAAATGGTGTGGATCAATCGACAGATTTACCTCTAGTTGTGGTTAAAGTAGGACGAAATCTGCGTTTCGTCATAGGATATCTGAAGTATGATTTAAATAAACCCTATGTTTTTTCTCATGCCTTGTTTGTCGTTGTGTTGACGGTGGCAGTACTTGTCATCGTTCTGGTTATCGTACTGATAATATTCAGGAGGAAATCGACACAAGCAGAACGTGAATACAAACGCATTCAGATACAGATGATTACATTAGAAAGCAACGTCCGTTCTGAGTGTAAACAGGCATTTGCTGAACTACAAACGGACATGACCGATCTAACAGCTGATTTGGAGAGCACCGGTATACCAACGTTAGATCACGTCAACTATATTATGAAAGTATTTTTTCCCGGTGTATCAGATCATCCTATTCTAAATTCTCCAAAATTTCGTGGAAGTAGCCCGCACACTAACTATGATGCAGCTATGATACAATTTGAGCAACTTATTGGTAACAAGTATTTTTTACTAATGTTCATAGAAACTTTAGAAGCTCAAAGGTCGTCTTTCTCAATACGCGATCGAGTTAACGTAGCCTCATTACTTATGGTTGTTCTAATGAATAAAATGGAATATGCAACAGAAATTTTAaagtcccttttattgcgatTAATTGACAAATCGCTTGCCAGCAAACATCCTCAGCTAATGCTACGACGCACTGAGAGCGTAGttgaaaaaatgttaactaacTACTTAGCAATTTGTATGTACGACTACCTGAAAGAATATGCTGGATCCAATTTATTTTTGCTGTTCAAGGCAATCAAGCATCAAATTGAAAAGGGTTTGGTGGACGCAATAACAAACGATGCTCGCTATTCACTTTCAGAAGAACGGCTTCTTCACGAACAAGTTACCCATTCTGTTGTAATATTGCACATTTTACAAGATGATCTTGATGAAAAAGTCCAATGTCGTGTGAACGACTGGGATACCATATCCCaagttaaattaaaaatcctCGACgcgatttttaaaaatactccGTTTTCTATGAGACCATCTGTACACGAAGTTGACTTAGAATGGAGGCATGGAAGAGGAGGTCATCTCACATTACAAGATGAAGACCTAACTACAAAAACAATTAATGGATGGAAACGCCTCAACACATTGGCCCATTACGGAGTAAAAGAATCGGCTGTGATGTCACTTATAGCAAGGCAAAATGATAGCTACCATATACCGTATGGAAAAAACCAAAATCCAGCACCTTACCACAATT tttattttataaataattcgCAAAGCcatattataattaataatgaCATCGAGTCAGGATTGCAGCAACCTCGACTTTACCATCTTATCAAGCCCATTATACCTGATCATTATATGAACATTAAAAACTCTGCCTTATCTGGAGCTTCGCCAGCAATGCAATCATCGCATTGCGTAAATAATTGTAATGAGAGGGTAAACAAAACGATACCAGAGGTCTACTTAACACGTCTTTTGGCCACTAAGGGAACTATACAAAAATTTGTTGATGATttcttttcaattattttaacCGTAAATGAGGAGTTACCACCTGCAGTGAAATGGCTTTTTGATTTACTAGATGAAGCTGCGCGACGTCATGACATTGCTGATACGGATATTGTACACGCTTGGAAATCAAATTGTTTGCCCCTTCGATTCTGGGttaattttataaagaatCCAGATTTTATATTTGACGTAAATAAAACGTATTGTGTGGATTCCTGTTTGAGTGTCATTGCGCAAACTTTTATGGATGCCTGCTCAACTTCAGAGCACAGACTTGGAAAAGATTCTCCGTCGAATAAGTTGTTATTTGCAAAA